In the genome of Paenibacillus pabuli, the window CATGGTATATGCCATGGCGGCCTGGCCGAATGCCCGTAAGGACGATGGACTGGCTGTCCTGTTCAAGGGATTGGGAGAGCGAAGAGAGGTCCAGCGTGCACGCAGCTCTTCCATCGGGCTAACCATTTTGGCAGGAGTTATCACGTTGGCAGCGGTATGGATCTTCCAGCCGGATACAGTCATGTTTCAGGTACAGGCGATGGAGAATGGTTTGGGGACGTTACCATGGTGGCTATTCCCTCTTACAGCGATCATTGCGGTGCCATTGGCTGGTTATGTGATTGGAAGATTCGTTGCCGGGCGGATCAGCGAAAGGCTGGGTGGACTTACAGGGGACACATATGGAGCCATGAATGAGCTGCTTGAGGCCGCACTGTTAACGGTACTTAGTCTGTTACAGGGATTCTTTTTGATATAACGCTGAGCGTGGAGGTGAGGGGACATGGAAGATACGTTTGGACAAACGTCCGAACAAACGGCGGCGGTATTAATGCTGCAAGGGACGGCATCGGATGTGGGGAAAAGCGTAATTACCACGGCCTTATGCCGAATATTCAAACAGGATGGCTTGAGGCCGGCACCGTTCAAATCACAGAATATGGCGCTGAATTCTTACGTGACGGAAGATGGCAAGGAAATCGGAAGAGCCCAGGGGGCGCAAGCCGAGGCGTGCGGTATAGAAGCGACGACGGATATGAATCCGATCCTGATCAAGCCGGTTCGGGATATGCACTCCCAGATTGTCGTGCACGGTGTACCTCTAACACAGATGAGTGCGTGGGATTACCGGCAGCATTTCCTGCCCGAAGCCAAACAAACGGTCATGGATGCACTGAATCGGCTGCGCGCGACGTATGATATTGTGCTGATGGAAGGAGCGGGCAGTCCTGCGGAGATCAATCTGAAAGATCGGGATATCGTTAACATGAATCTGGCGGGCTGGGCAGATGCTCCGGTTATTCTGATCTCGGATATTGATCGGGGTGGTGTGTTCGCCTCCATTGTAGGCACTTTGGAGCTGCTTGAGCCACATGAGGTTCAGCGTGTAAAAGGATTTATCATCAACAAGTTTCGTGGAGATCTGTCCTTGCTGCAGCCTGGCTTGGACTGGCTTGAAGAACGGACAGGCATACCTGTATTGGGCGTATTGCCTTACATAACCGATATCCAGATTGAAGCGGAAGACTCCGTGGTACTGGACTCCATGCGATATGGAAAATCCGGTCAGCAGGAGCTGGACCTTGCGGTCATTCGCTATCCGCGTATTTCCAACTTTACAGACTTTGATGCCCTTTCCAGGGAGCCGGATGTGAATGTGCGATACGTGACTTCTCCCGATGAACTGGGACATCCCGACGCTATTCTGCTTCCGGGTACGAAGGATACGATTGGAGATCTGGCATTTCTGCGTGCCTCAGGACTGGAGCAAGCGATTGCCAGCCAGACGGAGCGTGAACATGTTCAGCTTGTCGGGATATGTGGTGGATATCAGATGCTTGGTCAGCATCTCAACGATCCATATGCGGTGGAAGCCAACCAGATTCAGGAAGCCAAAGGCTTGGGATGGCTGCCATTATCGACGACCTTTCTACAGAACAAACAGACGGTAAGAGCCTCCGGTCATGTACACGAGCATCATCCGATTCGTATACACAGGGAAGACGATGCAGCAAGCTCGTTGCCTATCGAAGGATACGAGATTCATATGGGTGTTACCAAGTGTCATGATTCTGAACGTTTAACCCCTTTGTTCAAAATTGCGCATCCGGGAGGCCAATCCTTCAATGAAGGCTGGGGAACGAACGACGGTAAAGTGTGGGGAACGTACCTGCATGGTTTATTTGAAAGCGATCTGTTCAGGCGTTCGTGGCTTAACGGTCTGCGTGAAGGAAAAGGACTTTCTCCGCTGCTGGAGACGTACAGCGCACGTGAACGCAAGGAGATGGAGTTTGACCGTGTAGCTGAATCATTACGTTCTTCATTGGATATGCAGCGTGTATACGAGATTATGGGCCTTCAGGCACCTGAATAAACCAAAAGAATACCCCCATGCGTGGCAACGTTCCCTTGAACCTGGAAACGAGGCGAGCATGGGGGTATTTGTGTACCTAATGTTAAAGTTTGATTCGAAAATGGAAACAATGGGTTAAAGGTATACCTGTTAGTTTATTTTGAAGTTCTTCATGGCGGCTTGCAGTTCTACCGCTTGTTCATGCAGATGGCGTACGGTATTGGAATGGGAGTCCATCTCATTCAATTGAAGATCCGCTGTAGAAGCAATCTCTTGCATGCTTTGACGGGACCTGGACGTGATCTGAGCTGTTTCTTCCACAGAAGCACTGACTTCTTCAGCTCCAGCAGATACTTGCTGGGTAGAGGCGGATACCGTCTGAATCGTCAGATTGACGTTCTGAATTAATTCGTTAAGCTGCTGGAATGCTGAACCTGCCTGTTGAACCACATGAGTACCTGATCCAATCTCTTGGGTTACGCGATTCATGGCTTCAACGGAACGTTCGGCATCCTCACGAATGGTACCCAGGTAATCGGAGATTTCCTCCGTTGCTGTCTTGGATTGTTCCGCCAGTTTGCGGACTTCACCGGCAACGACTGCGAACCCGCGTCCATGTTCTCCGGCACGTGCTGCTTCAATGGAAGCATTGAGGGAAAGCATGTTAATCTGTCTGGTAATCTCAAAAATAGATTCAACAATGGTGCCTATGGCGATCGAGCGCTCATTCATGGTTTCAACATAACGCAGAGATTCACTTGCAGTTTGACCCACACGCTCCATCTGTTGAACAGCATCCTGAGCCAGACGGTTACCGTTAACCGCTTCGTTAGCTGCATCTCCGATTTGCTCGGATACCTCGGCAGAAGAAGAGGCAATATGCATAATGCCTTGCGTAATTTCTTCCATGGCTCTTGCATTTTCAGCTGCGCTGGAAGCAATGCTTACACTGCCTTTCTCGGCGCTTTCGGCAGAACGGCTGGAGTCTTTTACCATACCTGACATGGATTCAACCCGCTTGAGCAAATCGTTGGAGCCTTCCACAACTTCATTGGATGTAGAGAGGGCGCGGCTGATCATTTCTTTTAGATTATGAGTCATCGTCTGGAAGCTTGAAGCAAGCTGTGCAATCTCATCCTTGCCTTTAATCTGAAGCTCAGCAGTCAGATCTCCTTGTGAAATCTGTTTGCTATGTTGAACGAGCTTGATGATTGGCTTGGTTACACGTTTAATCATGCTTGTCGAGATGAGCCATCCGAGCACAAAGACCAATGCCGTGATACCGAGGCACAACCAGAAAATCTGTGCAATTTTGTCCTGAATGAATTGGGCATCCATGCTGACAGCCATGATCATGTTGCTTCCTGCGATCGGAATAAAGGCTGCTTTATGTACACCGAAGGAATCGGCATAAACCTCGCTAATTTCCATTTCTTTTTTTTCAATGGCTGTATTCATTGCCGAGACGACGTTGATCTCATCTCCGGCTTTCATGCCTGAGGAGGTATTTGCAATCACAACGTTAGCTTTACCATCTTGTATGGCCACGACGTAGGCTGCGTCTAGATTATGCTCTTTGGCCTTACCAGCCAAATAGGATTCGACGGTCAGCGCTGCACCTTCGGAACCTGCGCCACCACTTTGCACCTGCAAAATTTTGGATGCGGATGTGTTTTTGTATATATCCTGAATGGACGTATTAAGGACCTTGTCGAACTGCGGAAGTACGTAGCTTTGCATAATATTCATGGAGACGGCATAGAAACTGATACTAAACAACAGGGAAGCAACCAGCAATACGAGGAACAACGTGCCCCTGATTTTACCAGCAACGGTGCGATTTCGAAACATATAATCATCCTTTCACGTCATGTTCATTAACATTATCGCTTTTCCGTTATTGTAAGACTAAATACCAACGAAGAAAGGCCTAATTTTCACGTTGAGAAAACTTGGGAATAAGCGGATATACCTATATTACAAAATTAACCGGAGGTTGAATACAATAATTTTCACGATT includes:
- a CDS encoding methyl-accepting chemotaxis protein, whose amino-acid sequence is MFRNRTVAGKIRGTLFLVLLVASLLFSISFYAVSMNIMQSYVLPQFDKVLNTSIQDIYKNTSASKILQVQSGGAGSEGAALTVESYLAGKAKEHNLDAAYVVAIQDGKANVVIANTSSGMKAGDEINVVSAMNTAIEKKEMEISEVYADSFGVHKAAFIPIAGSNMIMAVSMDAQFIQDKIAQIFWLCLGITALVFVLGWLISTSMIKRVTKPIIKLVQHSKQISQGDLTAELQIKGKDEIAQLASSFQTMTHNLKEMISRALSTSNEVVEGSNDLLKRVESMSGMVKDSSRSAESAEKGSVSIASSAAENARAMEEITQGIMHIASSSAEVSEQIGDAANEAVNGNRLAQDAVQQMERVGQTASESLRYVETMNERSIAIGTIVESIFEITRQINMLSLNASIEAARAGEHGRGFAVVAGEVRKLAEQSKTATEEISDYLGTIREDAERSVEAMNRVTQEIGSGTHVVQQAGSAFQQLNELIQNVNLTIQTVSASTQQVSAGAEEVSASVEETAQITSRSRQSMQEIASTADLQLNEMDSHSNTVRHLHEQAVELQAAMKNFKIN
- a CDS encoding cobyric acid synthase produces the protein MEDTFGQTSEQTAAVLMLQGTASDVGKSVITTALCRIFKQDGLRPAPFKSQNMALNSYVTEDGKEIGRAQGAQAEACGIEATTDMNPILIKPVRDMHSQIVVHGVPLTQMSAWDYRQHFLPEAKQTVMDALNRLRATYDIVLMEGAGSPAEINLKDRDIVNMNLAGWADAPVILISDIDRGGVFASIVGTLELLEPHEVQRVKGFIINKFRGDLSLLQPGLDWLEERTGIPVLGVLPYITDIQIEAEDSVVLDSMRYGKSGQQELDLAVIRYPRISNFTDFDALSREPDVNVRYVTSPDELGHPDAILLPGTKDTIGDLAFLRASGLEQAIASQTEREHVQLVGICGGYQMLGQHLNDPYAVEANQIQEAKGLGWLPLSTTFLQNKQTVRASGHVHEHHPIRIHREDDAASSLPIEGYEIHMGVTKCHDSERLTPLFKIAHPGGQSFNEGWGTNDGKVWGTYLHGLFESDLFRRSWLNGLREGKGLSPLLETYSARERKEMEFDRVAESLRSSLDMQRVYEIMGLQAPE